A single Agromyces sp. CF514 DNA region contains:
- a CDS encoding cation-translocating P-type ATPase codes for MSEQSTVAGAAAAPGGGAPTETGWWALPPSEVTAELTTDDRTGLAAQEAARRLADLGPNALQSAPPPSVWRIALSQVLELMTLMLIAVTIVSLLIGQVTTAIIVAVLVLFNVITGTQQEVKARRSVDALAKLQTPKARVIRDGTLVQIDATGLVTGDIVDLESGDLVPADGRILRSANLETQESSLTGESLPIPKGPSENPADTALADRTSMVFQNTSVTRGTARVVIVETGMRTQMGRIASLLTQVGDKKSPLQLELDSLTKVLGIIAWSAVLVIVLIGFARGQSLDELLFLATAVAISAIPTGLPVFVQSLLAWGASKLAKERAIVASLNDVETLGATSAICSDKTGTLTLNKMTVRTAWFGGNTYRVTGEGYSFDGRVLGATDEPLDAPTLGLAISLPNDATVSADGEVVGDPTEAALVVLGARLGIDADQARRDYPRLAEVPFDSDYKFMATLQRIPVRGETRLVLLVKGAPDVVLARCTTMLGESREVVPVASDSATAELERMSATGLRTLSIAARFLDDADEAKVVADPMSWVADLSLIGIVGIVDPLRPEAKTAVDIAHRAGIDVRMITGDHAVTAGAIGAELGLGAGAVSGADLKRMSDEELSQRLPDLHVFGRVTPDDKLRLVGLLQQGGAIVAMTGDAVNDAAAIKQANIGVAMGSGSEVTKQAAKLVLTDDNFATLVHAVELGRIVYSKITAYLRFQMTQLLSLIMLFLAASAFSIAEGVALFPAQVLFINFFVALFAVLAIAADANPPGIMDHPPRDPKIGVVNPVSLVEWLVYGAVIFLIALVPLVWGPDAPSPVEPTASMTMAYVVLGLATVLSAVLMRRTPESGLLPPIAAVAKILVWPVLLIVASTEIPFLQRMLGTVSLTGWQWLGCIGLTLILLVVVEGDKWIRRRRAAARNA; via the coding sequence ATGAGCGAACAGTCGACCGTTGCAGGAGCCGCAGCCGCACCCGGGGGCGGTGCACCGACCGAGACCGGATGGTGGGCCCTCCCTCCCTCGGAGGTGACGGCCGAGCTCACGACGGACGATCGCACGGGCCTCGCAGCGCAGGAGGCCGCCCGCCGACTCGCCGACCTCGGTCCCAACGCACTGCAGAGCGCACCTCCCCCGAGCGTCTGGCGCATCGCGCTCAGCCAGGTGCTCGAGCTCATGACGCTCATGCTCATCGCCGTCACGATCGTGTCGCTGCTCATCGGGCAGGTCACGACCGCGATCATCGTCGCGGTGCTCGTGCTGTTCAACGTCATCACGGGCACGCAGCAGGAGGTCAAGGCCCGCCGCAGCGTCGACGCGCTCGCGAAGCTCCAGACGCCGAAGGCGAGGGTGATCCGCGACGGCACCCTGGTCCAGATCGACGCGACCGGCCTCGTGACCGGCGACATCGTCGATCTCGAGTCGGGCGACCTCGTGCCCGCCGACGGCCGGATCCTCCGTTCGGCCAACCTCGAGACGCAGGAGTCCTCGCTCACCGGCGAGTCGCTGCCGATCCCCAAGGGCCCGAGCGAGAACCCCGCCGACACGGCGCTGGCAGACCGCACGTCGATGGTGTTCCAGAACACCTCGGTCACGCGCGGCACCGCGCGGGTCGTGATCGTCGAGACCGGCATGCGCACCCAGATGGGCCGCATCGCCTCACTGCTCACGCAGGTCGGAGACAAGAAGTCCCCGCTGCAGCTCGAGCTCGACTCGCTCACCAAGGTGCTCGGCATCATCGCGTGGAGCGCCGTGCTCGTCATCGTGCTCATCGGCTTCGCCCGCGGACAGAGCCTCGACGAACTGCTCTTCCTGGCGACCGCCGTCGCCATCTCCGCGATCCCGACGGGCCTGCCCGTGTTCGTGCAGAGCCTCCTCGCGTGGGGCGCCTCGAAGCTGGCGAAGGAGCGCGCGATCGTCGCCTCCCTCAACGACGTCGAGACGCTCGGCGCGACGAGCGCGATCTGCTCCGACAAGACGGGCACCCTCACGCTCAACAAGATGACGGTGCGCACGGCGTGGTTCGGCGGCAACACCTACCGGGTCACGGGCGAGGGATACTCGTTCGACGGGCGGGTGCTCGGCGCCACCGACGAGCCGCTCGACGCCCCCACGCTCGGGCTCGCGATCAGCCTGCCGAACGACGCGACGGTCTCGGCCGACGGCGAAGTCGTCGGCGACCCCACCGAGGCTGCGCTGGTCGTGCTCGGCGCCCGGCTCGGCATCGACGCCGACCAGGCACGCAGGGACTACCCGCGCCTGGCCGAGGTGCCGTTCGACTCCGACTACAAGTTCATGGCGACGCTCCAGCGCATCCCGGTCCGCGGCGAGACGCGGCTCGTGCTGCTGGTGAAGGGCGCACCCGACGTGGTGCTCGCCCGCTGCACGACGATGCTCGGCGAGTCGCGCGAGGTCGTGCCCGTGGCATCCGATTCCGCGACCGCGGAGCTCGAGCGCATGTCAGCGACCGGCCTGCGCACGCTCTCGATCGCCGCGCGCTTCCTCGACGACGCCGACGAGGCGAAGGTCGTCGCCGACCCGATGTCGTGGGTCGCCGACCTGTCGCTCATCGGCATCGTCGGCATCGTCGACCCGCTGCGACCCGAGGCGAAGACCGCGGTCGACATCGCCCACCGCGCGGGCATCGACGTGCGCATGATCACCGGCGACCACGCGGTCACCGCCGGCGCGATCGGCGCCGAACTGGGCCTCGGCGCCGGAGCCGTGAGCGGCGCCGACCTCAAGCGCATGAGCGACGAGGAGCTCTCGCAGCGGCTGCCCGACCTGCACGTCTTCGGCCGTGTCACCCCCGACGACAAGCTCCGCCTGGTCGGGCTGCTGCAGCAGGGCGGCGCCATCGTCGCGATGACGGGTGACGCCGTGAACGACGCCGCGGCGATCAAGCAGGCGAACATCGGCGTGGCCATGGGCTCGGGCTCCGAGGTGACGAAGCAGGCCGCCAAGCTCGTGCTCACCGACGACAACTTCGCGACCCTCGTGCACGCCGTCGAGCTCGGCCGCATCGTCTACTCGAAGATCACCGCCTACCTGCGGTTCCAGATGACCCAGCTGCTCAGCCTGATCATGCTGTTCCTCGCCGCGAGCGCGTTCTCGATCGCGGAGGGCGTCGCGCTGTTCCCGGCCCAGGTGCTGTTCATCAACTTCTTCGTCGCGCTGTTCGCGGTGCTCGCGATCGCCGCCGACGCCAACCCGCCCGGCATCATGGACCACCCGCCGCGCGACCCGAAGATCGGCGTCGTGAACCCGGTCTCCCTCGTGGAGTGGCTGGTCTACGGCGCGGTCATCTTCCTCATCGCGCTCGTGCCGCTGGTCTGGGGACCGGATGCCCCGAGCCCCGTCGAACCGACCGCCTCGATGACCATGGCGTACGTCGTGCTTGGCCTCGCCACCGTGCTGAGCGCGGTGCTCATGCGTCGCACGCCCGAATCGGGCCTCCTGCCGCCGATCGCGGCCGTGGCGAAGATCCTCGTCTGGCCCGTGCTGCTCATCGTGGCGTCGACCGAGATCCCGTTCCTGCAGCGCATGCTCGGCACCGTGTCGCTCACCGGCTGGCAGTGGCTCGGCTGCATCGGGCTGACCCTGATCCTGCTGGTCGTCGTCGAGGGCGACAAGTGGATCCGGCGGCGCCGCGCCGCGGCTCGCAACGCCTGA
- the msuE gene encoding FMN reductase, whose amino-acid sequence MPSINIVAVSGSLHAPSKTTVLTREILEGFATALRSGSGRDLEIETHLIELSEIGPEFAGVLSRDALPPAAEEALRRIESATLLIVASPVYRASFTGLFKHVFDFVGQYALIDKPVLLAATGGSDRHSLILEHQFRPLFSFFQALTLPIGVYASDTDFVDYQVDSADLRARIDQAIDRGLPVVRSAVLPVSEYVGTW is encoded by the coding sequence ATGCCCAGCATCAACATCGTCGCCGTCTCCGGAAGCCTGCACGCACCGTCCAAGACCACGGTCCTCACACGCGAGATCCTCGAGGGGTTCGCGACCGCGCTCCGATCGGGGAGCGGCCGCGATCTCGAGATCGAGACGCACCTCATCGAACTGTCCGAGATCGGGCCCGAGTTCGCGGGCGTGCTCAGCCGAGACGCGCTGCCGCCTGCCGCCGAGGAGGCGCTGCGCCGCATCGAGTCGGCGACGCTGCTCATCGTCGCGAGCCCGGTCTACCGGGCATCGTTCACGGGGCTGTTCAAGCACGTGTTCGACTTCGTCGGGCAGTACGCGCTCATCGACAAGCCCGTGCTGCTCGCGGCGACGGGCGGCAGCGATCGTCACTCGCTCATCCTCGAGCACCAGTTCCGTCCGTTGTTCTCGTTCTTCCAGGCGCTCACGCTGCCGATCGGCGTCTACGCGAGCGACACCGACTTCGTCGACTACCAGGTCGACTCGGCCGACCTGCGCGCGCGCATCGACCAGGCGATCGACCGGGGCCTGCCCGTCGTGCGCAGCGCGGTGCTGCCGGTCTCGGAGTACGTCGGCACCTGGTGA
- a CDS encoding Ppx/GppA phosphatase family protein, with the protein MRLGVLDVGSNTVHLLVVDAHPGARPIPAASHRSVLRVMRYLEPDGSIGADGVEAILTAVGDAVRVARESGIDELLAFATSAIREAANGEAVLARVTAETGVELQVLSGADEARITFLAVRRWYGWSAERILLFDIGGGSLEIANGIDEIPDVARSLPLGAGRSTIAFLPDDPPTPEQVQRLRDHAASVLRPALEEFARLPKPSHVVGSSKTIRSLARLAGWTEEGVGPDERSILRRKGLDDWIPRLARIPADARPALPGITADRTFQIVAGAVVLSEAMRAFGVNELEVSPWALREGLILRRLDRMA; encoded by the coding sequence ATGCGCCTCGGAGTCCTCGACGTCGGATCGAACACCGTCCACCTGCTCGTCGTCGATGCGCACCCCGGCGCGCGCCCGATCCCGGCGGCCTCGCACCGCTCGGTGCTGCGCGTCATGCGCTACCTCGAACCCGACGGCTCGATCGGCGCCGACGGCGTCGAGGCCATCCTCACGGCCGTCGGCGACGCCGTCCGGGTCGCCCGCGAGTCGGGCATCGACGAACTGCTCGCGTTCGCGACCTCCGCCATCCGCGAGGCCGCCAACGGCGAGGCCGTGCTCGCGCGGGTCACCGCCGAGACCGGCGTCGAGCTGCAGGTGCTCTCGGGCGCCGACGAGGCCCGCATCACGTTCCTCGCCGTGCGTCGCTGGTACGGCTGGTCGGCCGAGCGGATCCTGCTCTTCGACATCGGCGGCGGTTCGCTCGAGATCGCGAACGGCATCGACGAGATCCCGGATGTCGCGCGCTCGCTCCCCCTCGGCGCCGGGCGCTCGACCATCGCGTTCCTCCCCGACGACCCGCCCACGCCCGAACAGGTGCAGCGCCTGCGGGACCACGCCGCCTCGGTGCTGCGGCCCGCGCTCGAGGAGTTCGCCCGGCTGCCGAAGCCCTCGCACGTCGTCGGCTCGTCGAAGACCATCCGCTCGCTCGCACGCCTGGCCGGCTGGACCGAGGAGGGCGTCGGCCCCGACGAGCGCAGCATCCTGCGCCGCAAGGGACTCGACGACTGGATTCCCCGCCTGGCACGCATCCCCGCGGACGCACGGCCCGCGCTGCCCGGCATCACGGCCGACCGCACGTTCCAGATCGTCGCGGGCGCCGTCGTGCTCTCCGAGGCGATGCGGGCGTTCGGCGTGAACGAGCTCGAGGTCTCGCCGTGGGCGCTCCGTGAGGGGCTCATCCTGCGGCGCCTCGACCGCATGGCCTGA
- a CDS encoding TetR/AcrR family transcriptional regulator: MTRIPAPERRVALIEAALRVVSRNGIAQATTRAIVAEAGMSLASFHYAFDSRDELIDELITTVIDRTRGAVMPEDFAGGTLVDVLEAGIVRYFEHLRADPEHEQAMLELTHYALRSPERHPLARAQYARYVELAEQSLELAAEHSDSVWTVPIARVARTLVAFTDGLTVTWLVDRDDDAALAVAHAAADALSRMAEPR, from the coding sequence GTGACCCGCATTCCCGCGCCCGAGCGTCGCGTCGCGCTCATCGAGGCGGCCCTTCGCGTCGTGTCGAGGAACGGCATCGCGCAGGCCACGACCCGGGCCATCGTCGCAGAGGCCGGCATGAGCCTCGCGAGCTTCCACTACGCGTTCGACTCGCGCGACGAGCTCATCGACGAGCTCATCACGACCGTCATCGATCGCACCCGCGGCGCGGTCATGCCCGAGGACTTCGCAGGCGGCACGCTCGTCGACGTGCTCGAGGCGGGCATCGTGCGCTACTTCGAACACCTCAGGGCCGACCCCGAGCACGAGCAGGCGATGCTCGAGCTCACGCACTACGCGCTGCGCTCGCCCGAGCGGCATCCGCTCGCGCGCGCCCAGTACGCCCGCTACGTCGAACTCGCCGAGCAGTCCCTCGAGCTCGCGGCCGAGCACTCCGACAGCGTGTGGACCGTGCCGATCGCGCGCGTCGCGCGCACGCTCGTCGCCTTCACCGACGGACTGACGGTGACCTGGCTCGTCGATCGCGACGACGACGCAGCACTGGCGGTCGCGCACGCGGCCGCCGACGCCCTCTCGAGAATGGCCGAACCCCGATGA
- a CDS encoding MFS transporter, which translates to MTSLDLTTPAALDEPTRRVPAGWIASFAALWFGIWMAQLTPVQLLLPAQIDETLHPEDWVDSVLAFGIISGIAAVATIIAYPLTGAASDRTTSRFGRRRPWIVIGGVVFAVSLAVLGLQTEIWAIGASWVGASVGFCIMTAALTATISDQVPVGQRGFVSGWMSAPQAVGIIAGLLLVTELVTDRALGYLVLGAVMLVLAVPFLLRHDQPLAAAERTRVTAKGVIASLWISPRKHPDFGWTLLSRVLVSVGNALGTSLLLYFLMFGLGDENAEDDLILLTLVYMVFVIAASLFGGRLSDRLGRRKSFVFVASALQAIAALLLALVPDFTVAVVAAGILGLGYGCFLSVDQALATQVLPDAASRGKDLGIMNIATAVPQAIAPLIGAGAVVLTGSFVPVFVLSALFAFAGAVAVSRVRSVR; encoded by the coding sequence ATGACGAGCCTCGACCTCACGACGCCCGCGGCGCTCGACGAACCCACCCGGCGCGTTCCCGCCGGCTGGATCGCGTCGTTCGCCGCGCTCTGGTTCGGCATCTGGATGGCGCAGCTCACGCCCGTGCAGCTGCTCCTGCCCGCGCAGATCGACGAGACCCTCCACCCCGAGGACTGGGTCGACAGCGTCCTCGCGTTCGGCATCATCTCGGGCATCGCGGCCGTGGCGACGATCATCGCCTACCCGCTCACGGGAGCCGCATCAGACCGCACGACCTCTCGGTTCGGTCGCCGTCGCCCGTGGATCGTCATCGGCGGCGTCGTGTTCGCCGTCTCGCTCGCCGTGCTAGGCCTGCAGACCGAGATCTGGGCGATCGGCGCCTCGTGGGTCGGCGCTTCCGTCGGCTTCTGCATCATGACCGCGGCGCTCACGGCGACGATCTCCGACCAGGTGCCGGTCGGCCAGCGAGGATTCGTGTCCGGCTGGATGTCGGCGCCCCAGGCGGTCGGTATCATCGCGGGGCTGCTGCTCGTGACCGAGCTCGTCACCGACCGCGCGCTCGGCTACCTCGTGCTCGGTGCGGTGATGCTCGTGCTGGCGGTGCCGTTCCTGCTGCGCCACGACCAGCCGCTCGCCGCGGCCGAGCGCACGCGGGTCACGGCCAAGGGCGTCATCGCGAGCCTCTGGATCAGCCCGCGCAAGCACCCCGACTTCGGCTGGACCCTGCTCAGCCGCGTGCTCGTCTCGGTCGGCAACGCGCTCGGCACGAGCCTGCTGTTGTACTTCCTCATGTTCGGCCTCGGCGACGAGAACGCCGAAGACGACCTCATCCTGCTCACGCTCGTCTACATGGTGTTCGTCATCGCGGCGTCGCTGTTCGGCGGGCGGCTCTCCGACAGGCTCGGACGCCGCAAGTCGTTCGTGTTCGTGGCATCCGCCCTGCAGGCGATCGCGGCGCTGCTGCTCGCGCTCGTGCCCGACTTCACGGTCGCGGTGGTCGCGGCCGGCATCCTCGGCCTCGGCTACGGCTGCTTCCTCTCGGTCGACCAGGCGCTCGCGACGCAGGTGCTGCCCGATGCCGCGTCGCGCGGAAAGGACCTCGGCATCATGAACATCGCGACCGCGGTGCCGCAGGCCATCGCACCGCTGATCGGCGCGGGCGCCGTGGTGCTGACCGGTTCGTTCGTGCCGGTCTTCGTCTTGAGCGCGCTGTTCGCCTTCGCGGGCGCCGTCGCGGTCTCACGTGTTCGGAGCGTGCGCTGA
- a CDS encoding amino acid deaminase/aldolase, with protein MIDLSLFEAAPTATDASPWATPSRYWPGLSAATAHLDAPVGALHLGALRHNAADMLQRAHGKPIRVASKSIRVRSVIEALLRMPGYHGVLAYTLAEAIWLADTIDDIVVGYPTAERGSIRRLATDPALAARITLMVDSIAQLDLIDAVIAPAEREPIRIALELDASWNAPVLGHLGVRRSPVHDPADAGALAAYIVTRPGFRLVGMMGYEAQIAGVTNQPAGKPVDGAVNRWMQSRSMPELVERRTRAVAAVREHADLEFVNGGGTGSLEATSADGSVTEIAAGSGLFGGHLFDGYAHFTPAPAAAFAMDVVRRPSPRHATILGGGWIASGPPAPDRLPRIVWPEGLEMMPREAAGEVQTPVTGAAARQLRPGDRVWFRHTKSGELSEHLNEFQLVDDDRIVDVLPTYRGEGKVFL; from the coding sequence ATGATCGACCTCTCACTCTTCGAAGCGGCGCCGACGGCGACGGATGCCTCGCCGTGGGCGACCCCGTCGCGCTACTGGCCGGGGCTCTCGGCGGCCACCGCCCACCTCGACGCGCCCGTCGGCGCGCTGCACCTCGGTGCCCTGCGCCACAACGCGGCCGACATGCTGCAGCGGGCGCACGGCAAACCGATCCGGGTGGCCTCCAAGTCCATCCGCGTGCGGAGCGTGATCGAGGCGCTCCTGCGAATGCCCGGCTATCACGGCGTGCTCGCCTACACCCTCGCCGAGGCGATCTGGCTGGCCGACACGATCGACGACATCGTCGTGGGCTACCCGACCGCGGAACGCGGCAGCATCCGTCGCCTCGCGACCGACCCGGCACTCGCGGCCCGCATCACGCTCATGGTCGACTCGATCGCGCAGCTCGACCTCATCGACGCCGTGATCGCGCCTGCCGAACGCGAGCCGATCCGCATCGCGCTCGAGCTCGACGCCTCGTGGAACGCGCCCGTGCTCGGCCATCTCGGCGTGCGCCGCTCGCCCGTGCACGACCCGGCGGACGCCGGCGCCCTCGCGGCGTACATCGTCACCAGGCCCGGCTTCCGGCTCGTCGGCATGATGGGCTACGAGGCGCAGATCGCGGGCGTCACGAACCAGCCGGCCGGCAAGCCCGTCGACGGTGCGGTGAACCGCTGGATGCAGTCGCGCTCGATGCCCGAGCTCGTCGAGCGCCGCACGCGCGCCGTGGCAGCCGTGCGCGAGCACGCCGACCTCGAGTTTGTCAACGGCGGTGGCACGGGTTCGCTCGAGGCGACGTCGGCCGACGGGTCGGTGACCGAGATCGCGGCCGGGTCCGGCCTGTTCGGCGGTCACCTGTTCGACGGGTACGCGCACTTCACGCCGGCGCCCGCAGCCGCCTTCGCCATGGACGTCGTGCGTCGGCCGAGCCCACGGCACGCCACGATCCTCGGCGGCGGATGGATCGCCTCCGGCCCGCCCGCACCCGATCGCCTGCCGCGCATCGTCTGGCCCGAGGGGCTCGAGATGATGCCCCGCGAGGCGGCCGGCGAGGTGCAGACGCCCGTCACGGGCGCCGCAGCGCGTCAGCTGCGCCCCGGCGACCGGGTCTGGTTCCGCCACACCAAGTCGGGCGAGCTCTCGGAGCACCTGAACGAGTTCCAGCTCGTCGACGACGACCGCATCGTCGATGTGCTGCCCACCTACCGCGGTGAAGGCAAGGTGTTCCTGTGA
- a CDS encoding D-arabinono-1,4-lactone oxidase — protein MTATGATWRNWGRTEQVRPVRVERPDSPGAVQRAVAAAAASGLRIKPVGAGHSFTGIAVAPGVQLDLGDVSGVIAADPATGRVTLGAGTRLYDLPRLLAPYGLALQNMGDIDRQTIAGATSTGTHGTGLGFGGLATQIVAAKLVTGTGEPVEISETSRPELLPAVRVGLGALGVLVEVTLQLVPAFVLHAEERIEPLDAVLGQWTERVASADHFEFYWFPHTGTAQTKTNTRLPGDAPRDPLGRVSRWVDDELLANGLYRGICALGRVAPATTPFFARQVDRFSGDRDFSDVSPKVFTTNRTVRFREMEYAIPLEAVPSAFGEVRSLIERKGWRVSFPLEVRAAASDENWLSTAHGRDTGYIAVHRYFREDPTEYFTAVEAIMHAHDGRPHWGKMHTQTDAALREKYPRFDDFLAVRDEFDPDGVFRNAYLDRVLGVRASVDAA, from the coding sequence GTGACCGCGACCGGAGCCACGTGGCGCAACTGGGGGCGTACGGAGCAGGTGCGACCCGTGCGGGTCGAGCGCCCCGACTCGCCCGGAGCGGTGCAGCGGGCCGTCGCGGCGGCTGCGGCATCCGGACTGCGCATCAAGCCCGTCGGCGCGGGCCACAGCTTCACCGGCATCGCCGTCGCCCCCGGCGTGCAGCTCGACCTCGGCGACGTCTCGGGCGTCATCGCCGCCGACCCCGCGACGGGCCGCGTCACGCTCGGAGCGGGCACGCGCCTGTACGACCTGCCGCGCCTGCTCGCCCCGTACGGGCTCGCACTCCAGAACATGGGCGACATCGACCGGCAGACGATCGCCGGCGCGACCTCCACGGGAACGCACGGCACGGGCCTCGGCTTCGGAGGCCTCGCCACGCAGATCGTCGCGGCCAAGCTCGTCACCGGCACGGGCGAACCCGTCGAGATCAGCGAGACGAGCCGCCCCGAGCTCCTGCCCGCGGTGCGCGTCGGCCTCGGCGCGCTCGGCGTGCTCGTCGAGGTGACGCTCCAGCTCGTGCCGGCGTTCGTGCTGCACGCCGAGGAGCGCATCGAACCGCTCGACGCCGTGCTCGGGCAGTGGACCGAGAGAGTCGCCTCCGCCGACCACTTCGAGTTCTACTGGTTCCCGCACACGGGCACCGCGCAGACCAAGACCAACACGCGGCTGCCGGGTGACGCGCCACGCGATCCGCTCGGACGCGTCTCGCGCTGGGTCGACGACGAACTGCTCGCCAACGGCCTCTACCGCGGCATCTGCGCCCTCGGCCGCGTCGCGCCCGCGACCACGCCGTTCTTCGCCCGCCAGGTCGACCGCTTCAGCGGCGACCGCGACTTCAGCGACGTCTCGCCGAAGGTGTTCACCACGAACCGCACCGTCCGGTTCCGCGAGATGGAGTACGCGATCCCGCTCGAGGCGGTGCCCTCGGCGTTCGGCGAGGTGCGTTCGCTCATCGAGCGGAAGGGATGGCGGGTGAGCTTCCCGCTCGAGGTGCGCGCCGCGGCATCCGACGAGAACTGGCTCTCGACCGCGCACGGCCGCGACACCGGGTACATCGCCGTGCACCGGTACTTCCGCGAGGACCCGACCGAGTACTTCACCGCGGTCGAGGCGATCATGCACGCGCACGACGGCCGGCCGCACTGGGGAAAGATGCACACGCAGACGGATGCCGCGCTTCGCGAGAAGTACCCCCGGTTCGACGACTTCCTCGCGGTGCGAGACGAGTTCGACCCCGACGGCGTCTTCCGGAACGCCTACCTGGACCGCGTGCTCGGCGTCAGGGCGTCCGTCGACGCAGCGTGA
- a CDS encoding ABC transporter permease, with amino-acid sequence MNATRTFATAGRVLEQIRHDPRTIGLLLIVPSLLIGLVAWIFSDTDVFDDIGPAMIALFPFIVMFLVTSIATLRERRSGTLERLLSMPMGRGDFLLGYALAFGLLAVAQTAIAVSFAVWVCGLDITGSIWLLFAVAVADAVLGTALGLLASAFARTEFQVVQFMPLLVLPQILLCGIFIPRDQLPDVLEAIAEWLPLSFAIDALQAVAADSESAEWILAKVLVIVAWIVGCIVLGSITLRRRTP; translated from the coding sequence ATGAACGCCACCCGGACGTTCGCCACCGCCGGGCGGGTGCTCGAGCAGATCCGCCACGACCCGCGCACGATCGGCCTGCTGCTCATCGTGCCGAGCCTGCTGATCGGGCTGGTCGCGTGGATCTTCAGCGACACCGACGTCTTCGACGACATCGGTCCCGCGATGATCGCCCTGTTCCCGTTCATCGTGATGTTCCTCGTCACGAGCATCGCGACGCTCCGCGAACGCCGCAGCGGCACCCTCGAGCGCCTGCTCTCGATGCCCATGGGCCGGGGCGACTTCCTGCTCGGCTACGCGCTCGCGTTCGGCCTGCTCGCGGTCGCGCAGACCGCCATCGCGGTGTCGTTCGCGGTGTGGGTGTGCGGGCTCGACATCACGGGTTCGATCTGGCTGCTCTTCGCGGTCGCGGTCGCGGACGCCGTGCTCGGCACCGCGCTCGGGTTGCTCGCGAGCGCGTTCGCACGCACCGAGTTCCAGGTCGTGCAGTTCATGCCCCTGCTCGTGCTGCCGCAGATCCTGCTCTGCGGCATCTTCATCCCGCGCGATCAGCTGCCGGACGTGCTCGAGGCGATCGCCGAATGGCTGCCGCTCAGCTTCGCCATCGACGCCCTGCAGGCCGTCGCAGCCGACTCCGAGAGTGCCGAGTGGATCCTGGCGAAGGTGCTCGTCATCGTCGCGTGGATCGTCGGCTGCATCGTGCTCGGCTCGATCACGCTGCGTCGACGGACGCCCTGA
- a CDS encoding ABC transporter ATP-binding protein, with amino-acid sequence MSNSADATAGAAVIVDDLHVKRGSTAVLEGLSLAVPAGAIVGLLGPSGSGKTTLMRSIVGVQVVQSGSIEVLGLPAGTAPLRTRVAYVTQQASVYDDLTVRQNLVYFRRVLGAPASDVDRVIERTDLGTVADRLVGSLSGGQRGRVSLAAALLGEPELLVLDEPTVGLDPVLRVQLWDLFRSLADDGRTLLVSSHVMDEAKRCDRLLLMRDGELLADDTVEGLLAFTGTDDVETAFLRLIERGAPDLAPRAPDRPGPRHAAEGPDEAPEPGSEATR; translated from the coding sequence ATGAGCAACAGTGCGGATGCCACGGCCGGCGCGGCCGTCATCGTCGACGACCTGCACGTGAAGCGGGGTTCGACCGCGGTGCTCGAGGGGCTCTCGCTCGCCGTGCCGGCCGGAGCGATCGTGGGCCTGCTCGGACCGAGCGGGAGCGGCAAGACGACGCTCATGCGTTCCATCGTGGGCGTGCAGGTCGTGCAGTCCGGCTCGATCGAGGTGCTCGGGCTTCCGGCGGGCACCGCACCGCTGCGCACGCGCGTCGCCTACGTGACGCAGCAGGCGAGCGTCTACGACGACCTCACGGTGCGCCAGAACCTGGTCTACTTCCGCCGTGTGCTCGGAGCACCGGCATCCGATGTCGACCGGGTCATCGAGCGCACCGACCTCGGCACGGTCGCCGATCGGCTCGTCGGGTCGCTCTCGGGCGGACAGCGCGGTCGGGTCTCGCTCGCGGCGGCGCTGCTCGGCGAGCCCGAACTGCTCGTGCTCGACGAGCCGACGGTCGGCCTCGATCCGGTGCTCCGCGTGCAGCTGTGGGACCTGTTCCGCAGCCTGGCCGACGACGGACGCACGCTGCTCGTGTCGAGCCACGTCATGGACGAGGCCAAGCGCTGCGACCGGCTGCTGCTCATGCGCGACGGCGAACTGCTCGCCGACGACACGGTCGAGGGCCTGCTCGCCTTCACGGGAACCGACGACGTCGAGACGGCGTTCCTCCGGCTCATCGAGCGCGGCGCCCCCGACCTCGCGCCGCGAGCGCCCGATCGTCCGGGGCCGCGGCATGCGGCGGAGGGGCCCGACGAGGCGCCCGAGCCCGGTTCGGAGGCGACCCGATGA